The genomic interval gttttgattgaagctcgcttcaagatgtagccaatcttgtctgtgactcctcttatgtatggaAGAACAGCAGGTAGACGCTCAACTGTGGCTGGTTTCACGCGGGTTCTGCGACGAGGGCGTGGTACTCGGAGCTTGTTGTCGTGCAGTActtgcttaacatgttgaaGCTCAGCACCCAGGTGTTGTTCATCGCAGATCCCACGTGCTCTCTGAAACAATGATTTACCAACGGTAGATAACTGTGTTGGGTGGTGGTGGGACTCACCATGAAGGTATTTGTCTGTATGGGTTTTCTTCCGATACACAGTGTGACTCAAGGTGTTATTAGGGTTACGGATAACCAAAACATCTAAGAAAGCTAAGGAGTTGTTTGCCTCTGACTCCATAGTGAATTGAATTTTGGGGTTTATGGAGttaagatgatttaaaaatgcTGTGACTTTGTCAGATGGTAGTATTGTGAAAGTATCATCTACGTACCGCTTGTAGAGTTTgggtgtatacaagcttgaatgtgattgtggtctctcttacataggccaaactaaaagaagcatagggacccgcgtaaaagaacacatcgccgatgtcaaacaccgccgttccagacagtcagcagtttgtgaacacacactagacaaggcccagcattacatcagatttgataaaccacaagtccttgcaaaagaaaaccgattcctacctaggatgattcgcgaggctattgaaattaaaaaacatccaaatttcaatggagaagatggctgggtcataccacctgcttggaatcccatcatagaaactattaaatcaaaatccaagcctacaactgctcgacctaaggatacagttagctcgttttgcgtgaatcggattgtcaataataattaacaaaatgtagggtagctgtttgtaactaatatatcaagacgaccaacaccttagtctgcccgtgaccatggatgctgtaaaggatccgaaacgtcgggattaaataatataatataaccgcgataaaatccgtaaaagtagttttatttaaatgtctaatattcgcgtaagtgtcagaaatcaatatgttaacCAGTACGGACTGccaattgcaaataaaatacgcCGGTTGGAAGATCTCAAGACGAAGCGCGCAAGATTCATAACATCCTTGAATTTCTTGAAGAGATGCAGAGACAACAGCATCATTCCTACGTGTGCCATAATTTCACCAAGGAAGGACATACGAGGAAGCGCTAAGATCTTAAACCAGGCAAGTAAAAAGTTACTACAGCagttaatacaaaatacacgATCCGATTTGCACCGCGTTAATCAAGACATTGAGGCGTCATCCCATGAATTAAAGATAGATTTAACtacatttgattttaataattgcatGAAAATACTAGATGAGCgcgaaaaatctaaatataatgaATGCAAAACAGACAAATAATCAAATTTGAAAACTAACGTCTAAATCAAATGTCCAAAATAACACACGAAAAGAAAACGGAACGCGCCCGTTACCTGCGAGCCAATCACGCGCAGTTGTCAATCTATCAAAAAATGTCTTGGATGAAAATACGGTTCAAGTGTTATCGAAAGGCCTAAATTTTGCTGTAACACCTCGAAAAATACCGGTAGAAAGCATTATATGCAACGTGGAAGACtgcctgtttaaaaataaaatcaataaacatgaTTCGGAGGCGATACGTCAGGACATTTCGTCTGTATTACGTCGCAACATACTGCCCAAAccgaatctaaataaaaatcaatatctaGCGTTAAAAAACCTTCGCGACAGGCCTGAATTAACAATTCTACGTGCAGATAAAGGTAATGCTACGGTGGTGATGGATACGTCAGATTACAATGataaaatacaagaccttttatcggatgtaagtacatataaacaagTGAAGACCGACCCCAcaacaaaacattgaaatcaaCTAGTGATTTGATAAAAAGTACTCGAAACATTGAATCTAGACGTAAAATACCTAGTTCCTAGCTGCGCAAAACCACCAAAGCTGTATGGGCTACCGAAGATACACAAACCTAATGCTCCACTACGACCAATAGTCAGCCAAATCGACTCACCAACCTACAGATTGGCTCAACATCTGACTAAAGTACTTTCACCATTGAGAGGAAACACAGCAGCATATGTAAAGGACTCGTACCATTTTGTCAGTGAAATAAAACACCTACAACTAGCTGACAATGAAACTATGGTCAGTTTTGATGTTCAGTCATTGTTTACATGCTTACCCGTTGAAGACTGCATCAAGATTGTGTCTAAGAAACTAGCAGAGAATAACATGCCTACTGAATATGCTGAACTGTTAAAACATTGCCTAACATCTGGCTATTTACTGTGGAATAATCACTTCTACACGCAAGTGGATGGTGTAGCAATGGGCTCCCCAGTATCTCCCATTGTTGCTGATATCTTCATGGAGGATTTTGAGGAGCGAGCCTTGCAATCTGCACCCGTAACACCCAAATTCTACAAGCGGTACGTAGATGATACTTTCACAATACTACCATCTGACAAAGTCACAgcatttttaaatcatcttaaCTCCATAAACCCCAAAATTCAATTCACTATGGAGTCAGAGGCAAACAACTCCTTAGCTTTCTTAGATGTTTTGGTTATCCGTAACCCTAATAACACCTTGAGTCACACTGTGTATCGGAAGAAAACCCATACAGACAAATACCTTCATGGTGAGTCCCACCACCACCCAACACAGTTATCTACCGTTGGTAAATCATTGTTTCAGAGAGCACGTGGGATCTGCGATGAACAACACCTGGGTGCTGAGCttc from Helicoverpa armigera isolate CAAS_96S chromosome 19, ASM3070526v1, whole genome shotgun sequence carries:
- the LOC135118245 gene encoding uncharacterized protein LOC135118245; this translates as MLLLVCLYTPKLYKRYVDDTFTILPSDKVTAFLNHLNSINPKIQFTMESEANNSLAFLDVLVIRNPNNTLSHTVYRKKTHTDKYLHGESHHHPTQLSTVGKSLFQRARGICDEQHLGAELQHVKQVLHDNKLRVPRPRRRTRVKPATVERLPAVLPYIRGVTDKIGYILKRASIKTYFKPLKKISQFLPPVKCHIPLQDAGVYKLECDCGLSYIGQTKRSIGTRVKEHIADVKHRRSRQSAVCEHTLDKAQHYIRFDKPQVLAKENRFLPRMIREAIEIKKHPNFNREDGWVIPPAWNPIIETIKSKSKPTTARPKDTVSSFCVNRIVNNN
- the LOC135118246 gene encoding LOW QUALITY PROTEIN: uncharacterized protein LOC135118246 (The sequence of the model RefSeq protein was modified relative to this genomic sequence to represent the inferred CDS: inserted 2 bases in 1 codon; substituted 1 base at 1 genomic stop codon); the encoded protein is MSNIRVSVRNQYVNQYGLPIANKIRRLEDLKTKRARFITSLNFLKRCRDNSIIPTCAIISPRKDIRGSAKILNQASKKLLQQLIQNTRSDLHRVNQDIEASSHELKIDLTTFDFNNCMKILDEREKSKYNECKTDKXNQIXKLTSKSNVQNNTRKENGTRPLPASQSRAVVNLSKNVLDENTVQVLSKGLNFAVTPRKIPVESIICNVEDCLFKNKINKHDSEAIRQDISSVLRRNILPKPNLNKNQYLALKNLRDRPELTILRADKGNATVVMDTSDYNDKIQDLLSDVSTYKQVKTDPTTKH